CCTTTGTCGTCGCACACGCAGCAAGGGATGCCCGCCACCGCGAAGCTGGCGCCGAAAAGCGCTTCGCGCGCGGCCTGCTCCTCGAGTCTCCGCACTTCCTCGGCCCAGGGCCCGTTTTCCGGCGCGGCCCGCTTTGCCGCTTCCCAGTCGCGGCGCGCAAGGGCGTCGAGCATAACCTCGTAAACCCGGCGGCAACGGGCGGCCTCGATGCACGAGGCGACCGCGAGGACGCCTGCCGCGCCGAGCGCAAAGGGAAACGCCCAGGGAAGGAAATGATAGGCCGCGAGCGTGGCCAGAATGCACAGGACCGTGCCCTGCACGCCGATGAATAGCCATTTGGTTCTTTGAAGCCTCACGGGATCCTCCGGTGCGTTCATGAAACAACGCTAAAATAGATAAGACGATAGGCGCGCTTTTACCGCTGTTCTATCGTCTGGACTGTAGAACCGCTTTTTTTGGGGAGGCGGCGACGGCACGAAAACCGGCCGGCCGCCATCCAGGAGCACCCGAGGGATCGGCGCTTTTGCGGCAACGCAGTGATCGCGGGATTCTCAGCGACCCGCCCCCCTGCTGGTAGTAGCGGGGTATTACCCCCAAGCGGGATTATGGTGTATGCAGACCCCAAAACCATTTGGAGGAACGACATGGCAAAGAAACTTCTGCTCATATGCGGCGATTTCGTGGAGGATTACGAGATCATGGTGCCCTTCCAGGCCCTGATGGCCATGGGCTACCACGTGGACGCCGTGTGCCCCGGCAAGAAGGCCGGGGAGCAAGTGGCCACGGCCATCCATGATTTCGAGGGGCATCAGACCTACTCGGAGAAGCCCGGCCACAACTTCACCCTCAACGCCGCCTTCGACGAGGTAAAGCCCGAGGACTACGCCGGGCTGATCATCCCCGGCGGCCGCGCGCCCGAATACCTGCGCCTGAACGACAAGGTGCTGGCCATGGTCCGCCATTTCTACGACGCCAAGAAGGTCATCGGCGCGGTCTGCCACGGCGCGCAATTGCTGGCGGCCGCTGTCCGCCTGGACGGACGCCGCATCTCCGCCTATCCTGCCTGCGCGCCCGAGGTGCGTCTGGCCGGAGCCGAATACGTGGATCTGGCCATGGACGCGGCCCTGGCCGACGCCAACGTGGTCACCGCGCCCGCGTGGCCCGCGCATCCCCAGTGGCTGCGCAAGATCGCCGACCTGCTCGGATAGCGCCCGGCGCTGGCGGCCGGGTCGGCACAACGGAGGCATGTCATGTGTCACATCTATGCATCCACCGATCCGGCCGAATACGAACAGATCACGCGCTCGGTGCGTCTGCACGGCGCGGTCACGAGCGTCCGCCTGGAGCGCCGCTTCTGGGCCGTTCTGGAGGAACTCGCCGAAAGCGAGGGGACCGGGCTGCCCAAATTCCTCGAAACCCTGCACGACGAGGCCTCGGCCCTGCATGGCGAGGTGGGTAACTTCGCCTCGCTCCTGCGCGTGGTCTGCGCCACCTATCTCGATCGCGTGAAACAGCCCGGCAGGCGGCAAGTCGCCTGAGCCTTTGCCGTGGCGCCAGGAGGAGGCGCTGCCTCCTCCTGACCTCCCCCGCCAGGGAACTAAGTTCCCTGGACCCTGGATTCGCTTCGAAACCATCGTTGGCACAGCCGACTCGGTGCGGCGATGATGGGTATCCGTCAAGGATTGCTCGCTTACTTCGCTGCAGGTGCTGCCTCTCGGGCGGGGCGTCAAAAACCGCGAGGGCAAGGCGCGAGAGCCGGTCAAGACCGACGCGTATCAAAGAATACGCGAGGGTTTGACCGGCTTGAAGCAACGCCGCCATCGCGAGTTTTTCATGCCCCGCCCAAGCCCATGTCCGCGAGCATACGCAGCATACCGTCGTGGTGCGAACCGGGCCAGTAAACCCTGTCGCAGGACGGGCAGCGGTGGAAGGTATCAAAATAGCGTCTGGTCTTGGGCAGAAGGCGCGGTAGTATCTCGTCCTTGGCCACGGGCACCAGGGGCGCGTTGCAGCGCAGGCAGCGGCTGAAGGTTCTGAAGGGGCCAGAAAGGCCATACAGCGTCAGGATTTCGGCAAGCTGCGCACGCGGCTCGTTGGCGCGCAGGAGACGGCCGTGCAGCACGGCTGAACGCCTGAGCAGCCGCCTGTCGCGGGTCAGGAGCACCCGGCCCTCGCGCGCTGCCCGGGCGGCCACCTCGCGGTCGGCCGCCTCTCCGGCGTAGGCCGTGTTCAGCCCGAGCAGCCTGAGCAGCGAGGCCAGCTTGCCCACGTTGGCGTCGGCCAGAAAGGCCAGCCGCATGAGCGGCGGCCGCAGCGGATGAGGTTGCGTGGGATCCAGGGGCGGGGAAGGCGGATGCACGTCGATAGTCTGGCCTTCGGCCAGCCGCGTCGCGAAGTCCGCCTCGCGGCCGTTCACGAGCAGCTTGTCCACCTCGGTGTGCGGAACGCCCAGCGCCTCAACCGCGTCCTTCAGCGACGCCTCGCGATCGACCGGATAGACCACGCTCCCGTGCTCGTGCGGCCGCCTGAGCAGCGCGGCCAGGTCGTGGTGCAGGCGGATCAGGGCTGGCATGCGGCCTCCCGTGGTTATTCCCGACATGCTCCCCTGGCGGGAACATGTCAACAATAAGTCAACACACCTTCCTTTTCGCACGCAATCGCGAAACGCGGGACAAAGCACGGCGCGGGCTTCGTTGACACCTGCACAGGCCGGTTGTAGTTATTACGACTGATCCGGCTGGTTCTCCATGTGGAGACGAACAGGGAATCCGGTGCGAAACCGGAGCGGACCCGCCGCTGTAACCCCGGCTTGCGCCAGACGTAAGCCGCCCCACGCGCCACTGTCCAACAGGGACGGGAAGGCGGGGCGAGTAACGGGGGAGCCAGAAGACCTGCCAGCCGAAGACCCCAGGCAACGGGTATTTGCCGCCACGGGGAAAGGCGGTCGGCGCTCCTCGTCCCTCTCTCCCAAAGCCCTCCGTTTCTCCTCCCGGCAGGCGCGCAAGCCTTGTTCCGGCAGGAGAAGCCATGTCATCGCACCATCCGCGCGGCCACGAGCACGCGTGCGGCCATCATCACGATCATCATCACGGCCACGAGCATCACGGCTGCGGCTGCGGCCACCACCACGATCATGCCCATGGGCACGATCACGACCACCATCACGACCATGACCATGGGCACGGCCACGGCCACTGTGGACAGCCCAAGGCCGCACGGCCGGGCATCCTGCTCGCGGCTTTCGGCGCGGCCATCGCCGAGGCGCGCGGCGGCTACGACGCCTTCGAGGCCCTGGTGCGCGCCCGCTTTCCCGGTCTGCCCGTGCGCTGGGCCTACACCGCCAACAAGGTGCGGCGAAAACTGGCCGCGCGCGGCTATGAGCACGACTCCGTGGCCGTGGCCTTAAGCCGCCTGCACGACGAGGGCGTGACGCACCTG
The Alkalidesulfovibrio alkalitolerans DSM 16529 genome window above contains:
- a CDS encoding DJ-1/PfpI family protein — encoded protein: MAKKLLLICGDFVEDYEIMVPFQALMAMGYHVDAVCPGKKAGEQVATAIHDFEGHQTYSEKPGHNFTLNAAFDEVKPEDYAGLIIPGGRAPEYLRLNDKVLAMVRHFYDAKKVIGAVCHGAQLLAAAVRLDGRRISAYPACAPEVRLAGAEYVDLAMDAALADANVVTAPAWPAHPQWLRKIADLLG
- a CDS encoding Mut7-C RNAse domain-containing protein; its protein translation is MPALIRLHHDLAALLRRPHEHGSVVYPVDREASLKDAVEALGVPHTEVDKLLVNGREADFATRLAEGQTIDVHPPSPPLDPTQPHPLRPPLMRLAFLADANVGKLASLLRLLGLNTAYAGEAADREVAARAAREGRVLLTRDRRLLRRSAVLHGRLLRANEPRAQLAEILTLYGLSGPFRTFSRCLRCNAPLVPVAKDEILPRLLPKTRRYFDTFHRCPSCDRVYWPGSHHDGMLRMLADMGLGGA
- a CDS encoding ribbon-helix-helix domain-containing protein — its product is MCHIYASTDPAEYEQITRSVRLHGAVTSVRLERRFWAVLEELAESEGTGLPKFLETLHDEASALHGEVGNFASLLRVVCATYLDRVKQPGRRQVA